Proteins encoded together in one Juglans regia cultivar Chandler chromosome 9, Walnut 2.0, whole genome shotgun sequence window:
- the LOC109004036 gene encoding uncharacterized protein LOC109004036, with protein MATFSDFIFEVNLIDLPLVGGDYSWSNGRSSSRLDRFLVSPSWEAHFSGLTQKVLPRLCSNNFPIMLDCGGFASTRSYFKFENIWLKVEGFGEKVRYWWNSNNFLGTPSFVLVTKLKSLTLDLMRWNKEEFGLLDIKMKRLKEELQTLEEKEVQGLFLEEERTRKLWVVSDLENLALMEEISWRQKLRVLWLKEGDRCTKFFHEMANTHKRYNAIEFLRDGDRLIKDQEDVKAHNVHYYE; from the coding sequence ATGGctactttttcagatttcatttttGAGGTAAATTTGATAGATTTACCTTTAGTGGGAGGAGATTATTCTTGGTCTAATGGTAGATCTTCTTCTAGGTTGGATAGGTTTCTAGTTTCGCCTTCTTGGGAGGCCCATTTTTCTGGTTTGACCCAGAAAGTTTTGCCACGATTGTGCTCCAATAATTTTCCCATTATGTTGGATTGTGGAGGTTTTGCGAGTACAAgaagttattttaaatttgagaacattTGGCTAAAGGTTGAAGGTTTTGGGGAAAAGGTAAGATATTGGTGGAATTCCAATAATTTTTTGGGCACTcctagttttgttttggttaccaagTTGAAAAGTCTTACATTAGATTTGATGAGATGGAATAAAGAGGAGTTTGGGTTGTTGGATATCAAGATGAAGCGCCTTAAGGAGGAGTTGCAAACTTTGGAAGAAAAGGAGGTGCAAGGGTTGTTTTTGGAAGAGGAAAGAACCAGAAAATTATGGGTGGTTTCTGATTTGGAAAACTTAGCACTAATGGAAGAGATTTCATGGAGGCAAAAATTGAGGGTGTTGTGGCTGAAGGAAGGGGATAGGTGTAccaaattttttcatgaaatgGCGAACACTCATAAAAGATATAATGCAATTGAGTTTCTTCGTGACGGGGACAGGTTGATTAAGGATCAAGAAGATGTTAAGGCTCACAATGTGCATTATTATGAGTAG